GGGGGTAATATTATGGGTGGTGGTGAGTACAGGGGGTAATGTTATGGGTGGTGGGTAGTACAGGGGGTACTGTTATGGGTGGTGAGAAGTACAGGGTGTACTTTTTGGGTGATGGTACAGGGGGTAATGTTATGGGTGGTATGTAGTACAAGGGGTCATGTTTTGGGTGGTGGGTAGTACAGGGGTTAATGTTATGGGTGGTGGGTAGTAAATATGGTAATCCTATGGGTGGTGGGTAATGTTATTGGTGGTGAGTAGTACAGGTGGTAATGTTATGGGTGGTGGGAAGTACAGGGGGTAATGTTATGGGTGGTGGGTAGTACAGGGGGTAATATAATGGCTGGTAGGTAGTACAGGGGGTAATATTATGGGAGGTCGGTAGTACAGGGGGTAATGCTATGGGTGGTGGGTAGTACAGGGGGTAATGTTATGGGTGGTGGGTAGTACAGGGGGTAATATTATGGGAGGTCGGTAGTACAGGGGGTAATATAATGGCTGGTAGGTAGTACAGGGGGTAATATTATGGGAGGTCGGTAGTACAGGGGGTAATGTTATGGGTGGTGGGTAGTACAGGGGGTAATGTTATGGGTGGTGGGTAGTACAGGGGATAATGTTATGGGTGGTCGGTAGTACAGGGGGTAATGTTATGGGTGGTGGGTAGTACAGGGGGTAATGTTATGGGTGGTGGGTAGTACAGGGGGTAATGTTATGGGTGGTGGGTAGTACAGAGGGTAATATTATGGGAGGTCGGTAGAACAGGGGGTAATATAATGGCTGGTAGGTAGTACAGGGGGTAATGTTATGGGTGGTGGGTAGTACAGGGGGTAGTGTTATGGGTGGTAGGTAGTACAGGGAGTAATGTTATGGGTGGTGGGTAGTACAGGGGGTAATGTTATGGGTGGTGGGTAGTACAGGGGGTAATCTTATGGGTGGTGGGTAGTACAGGGGGTAATCTTATGGGTGGTGATAATGTTATATGTGGTGGGTAGTACAGGGGGTAATGTTATGGGTGGTGGGTAGTACAGGGGGTAATATTATGGGTGGTGGTGAGTACAGGGGTAATGTTATGGGTGGTGGGTAGTACAGGGGGTACTGTTATGGGTGGTGAGAAGTACAGGGTGTACTTTTTGGGTGATGGTACAGGGGGTAATGTTATGGGTGGTATGTAGTACAAGGGGTCATGTTTTGGGTGGTGGGTAGTACAGGGGTTAATGTTATGGGTGGTGGGTAGTAAATATGGTAATCCTATGGGTGGTGGGTAATGTTATTGGTGGTGAGTAGTACAGGTGGTAATGTTATGGGTGGTGGGAAGTACAGGGGGTAATGTTATGGGTGGTGGGTAGTACAGGGTGTATTTTTATGGGTGGTGGGTTGTACAGGGGTAATTCTATGGGTGGTGGGTAATGTTATATGTGGTGGATAGTACAGGCGGTAATGTTATGGGTGGTGTATAGTACAGGggtaatgttataggtggtgggTACTACAAGGGGTAATCTTATGGGTGGTGGCTAATGTTATTTGTGGTGAGTAGTAGAGGGGGAAATGTTATGGGTGGTGGGTGTTCCATGGGGTAATGTTATGGGTGATGGGTAGTACAGGGGGTAATGTTATGGGTGGTGGGTAGTACCAGGGGTAATGTTATGGGTGGTGGGTAGTACAAGGGGTAATGTTATGGGTGATGGGTAGTACATGGGGTAATGTTATGGGTGGTGGGTAGTACCGGGGGTAATGTTATGGGTGGTGGGTAGTACAGGGGGTAATGTTATGGGTGTGGGTGCTGTGTGGTACAGGAGGTAATGTTGTCAGGGCACACCTGGGATTGGACAGGGATTTCATCACAGGGTGCCATGGCATGGGCGGTAGGGTTCACAGAGCAGGCTCAGtctgaggtagagggagaggatgaATGAACATTGTACACTTATGGGTGGTGGGTAATGTTATATTTGGTGGATAGTACAGGGGGTAATGTTATGGGTGGTGTATTGTACAGGGGGTAATGTTATGGGTGGTGAGTAGTACAGGGGGTAATGTTATGTTTGTATGTAGTACAGGGGGTAATGTTATGGGTGGTGGGTAATACAGGGGGTCATGTTTTTGTGGTGGGTAGTACAGGGGGTAATGTTATGGGTGTGGGTGCTGTGTAGTACAGGGGGTAATGTTGTCAGGGCACACCTGGGATTGGACAGGGATTTCATCACAGGGTGCCATGACATCACAGGGTTCACAGAGCAGTCTCAGTCTGAGGTAAAGGGAGAGTATGAACGTACATTGTTAAGTTTGTCCTGAACATGAATTAGCTTCCCAGTGAGGACTTAAAAGGTTATTATTAATATTGTTGACACTTTACAATGACTCATTTGTATACATACATAATAATTACACATCTACAATAAATTGTTATATCCTCACAACATATTCCAATGATACTACAGATTCATTGCCAACATATTATATTAACCTATGCCGACTTGAAATGGTCTCTAGGCATATTTATTCCTGTGGataaagatacagttgaagtcggaagtttaaagagacttaggttggagtcattaaaactcgttttccaaccactccacaaatttcttgtttacaaactatagttttggcaagttggttaggacactactttgtgcatgacacaagtaatttttcccaaaattgtttacagacagattatttcacttctaattcactgtatcacaattccagtgggtcagaagtttacatacactaagttgattgtgcctttaaacagcttgtaaaattccagaaaattatgtcatggctttagaagcttctgataggctaattgacataatttgattcaattggaggtgtacatgtggatgcatttcaaggcctaccttcaaattcagtgcctctttgcttgacatgggaaaatcaaaataaatcagccaagaccacagaaCAAAAATgatagacatccacaagtctagttcatcattgggagcaatttccaaatgcctgaaggtaccacgttcatctgttcaaacaatagtacgcaagtataaacaccatgggaccacgcagccgtcataccgctcaggatggagacgcattctgtctcctagtgatgaacgcactttggtgcgaaaagtgcaaatcgatcccagcacaacagcaaaggaccttgtgaagatgctggaggaaacaggtacaacagtatatatatccacagtaaaataagtccttaatcgacataacctgaaaggccgctcagcaaggaagaagccactgctccaaaaagcgccataaaaaaagacagactacggtttgcaactgcacatggggacaaagatcgtactttttggagaaatgtcctctggtctgatgaaacaaaaatagaactgtttggccataatgaccatcattatgttggaggaaaaagggggaggcatgCAAGCCAAggatcaccatcccaaccgtgaagcacgggggtggcagcattatgttgtgggggtgctttgctgcaggagggactggtgcacttcacaaaatagatagctgatgaggtaggaaaattatgtgtatatattgaagcaacatctcaagacatcagtcaggaagttaaagcttggttgcaaatgggtcttccaaatggacaatgaccccaagcatacttccaaagttgtggcaaaatggcttaatgacaacaaagtcaaggtattggagtggccatcacaaagacctgaccttaatcctatagaaaatttgtgggcagaactgaaaacgtgtgtgggagcaaggaggcctacaaacctatttattttatttatttatttaccgttattttaccaggtaagttgactgagaacacgttctcatttgcagcaacgacctggggaatagttacaggggagaggagggggatgaatgagccaattgtaaactggggattattaggtgaccatgatggtttgagggccagattgggaatttacctgactcagttacaccagcactgtcaggaggaatgggtcaaaattcacccaacttattgtgggaagcttgtggaaggctatccgaaacgtttgacccaagttcaacaatttaaaggtaatgctaccgaatactaattgagtgtaaacttctgacccactgggaatgcgatgaaagaaataaaagctgaaagaaataattctctctactattattctgacatttcacattcttaaaataaagtggtgatcctaactgacctaagacagggaatttttactaggattaaatgtcaggaattgtgaaaaactgagttaaaatgtatttggctaaggtgtaagtaaacttccggcttcaactgtaATTGTATATTTCTGTCCAGAGAGGAGGAAATTGAGCTGGATAGGGTCGAGAGTTATTTTCTCTCCACCCCCTCGTGAATCCCTAGTCATCACCAGTCCATTAGAAGGGCTCTGACATGAGAGAGGAAATGCATGAATGAAAGAGGAAATGAATCATCGttttatttaaattaaaaaaagtgtaggacagtgtgtgtgagcgAAACACtgattttatatttatttacatttagCTTGTTTATACAATTTTGAATAACATTAGAGAAAATGTAATCATATCATGACAGGAGACAAATGCGTCATCATTACCTGATAAAACTCTACAGAGGAACAATATGGAATGAAATATTTGGCCGTGTTACACATAACTTCTATAAAAATCATACTGTGCTTCTCCTAAACTCAACCAATGATGAAGATATGGCAGTGGTCCATGTAACCACATCGCCCTACAATACATTTAATTACATATCCAATAATCATATTTTATATTTCGAACAAAATAGTTGCCTTTATCTGCAATCCACCTCTAAATAATAAAGTGTGGTTATCACCTACCAGCTTAAATGGCGTCTTTGAGAATAATTATTTATTTGTGGACCAATGTGGTTACTAAGTAACAGTAGTATTGTTGCCATGGCCACACATAGATGGAGACAAgcaagagatggagatggagactAACAAGAGACAAGCACCTTGTGATTGATGAATGCAGATAGAGAGGGAAATAAATGCTGAGTTAAAGAACAACTCTCCAAcacctgtcacgttcgtcgtatgaatcggaccaaggcgcagcgttgtatgcgtacattctatttattaaagaatgaacactgaacaaactaacaaaaaataataaaacgaaacgtgaagctatatgaatagtacagacaggcaactaaacatagaacaagaacccacgaacacaaaagggaaaatggctacctaaatatgatccccaatcagagacaacgataaacagctgcctctgattgggaaccatatcaggccaccatagacatacaaatacctagacgTACAAAACCCCTAGAACTACAAAAcccctaaacaatacaaaaactagcatacccaccctcgtcacaccctgacctaaccaaaatataaagaaaacatagatatctaaggtcagagcgGGACAACACCTCTGCATGTGAAAATGTCTCTGTACACAAATAGCAAAAATAGCAATTCAAGAGTTGGGAAAATCAAATTCTGTGTTGTATCAAAGTCCTGCACCATCAGTGAGAATATAGATGCTCCATATCTCAACACCATTGTGGTTTCAACAGATGGCCACACCACCCACGATAAAAACATCCATTACCACAGGGAGCCCAGGATGTCAAACAGCAGTTCCCTCGCCCGGACCAAACTGAAGCCAGTAAAATTTCAATCTATCTGATGTCATCTGATTTTTTAAAAATGGTTTACAATTCAAGGAGAGTCCAGTTGGTCTTAAATGTAGTGATATGGTATTATGAAGGACTATCAACAAGATGTTGGGAGTCAGGCATGTTGTATATCAGTTAAGTGAAAATGTGTGTGGCTGTAGTCTCATTTGTGGTTTTAGTTTACTTATAGGTTAAAAAAGTAtacaagggcctcccgggtggcgcagtggtctagagcactgcatcgcagtgctagctacgccaccagagtctctgggttcgcgcccaggctctgtcgcagccggccgcgaccgggaggtccgtggggcgacgcacaattgggctagcgtcgtccgggttagggagggtttggccggtagggatatccttgtctcatcacgctccagcgactcctgtggcgggccgggcgcagtgcgtgctaaccaaaggggccaggtgcacggtgtttcctccgacacattggtgcggctgtctTCCGGGttagaggcgcgctgtgttaagaagcagtgcggcttggttgggttgtgcttcggaggacgcgtggctttcgaccttcgtctctcccgagcccttacgggagttgtagcgatgagacaagatagtaattactagcgattggatacgacGAAAATtggggatacattttttttttttaagtatacaAAATATTATTATCTGAATGGAGTACTGTACTGTTTGACTAAAATACCTATTATATCTTAACTCTAATGTAACTCCACATCTAAAATGACAAATTAACAAATGTAATCTTGACCCCTTGTATTTTCGTTGTAATTGGTGCAGACCTCCAACTCAGTCTAAGAAGAGATTCAGATAAAAATAGAGTGTATCATTACAATCAAAACAATCTACACAAGTCCATGTTCTAAAAATAAACTGAACAACCAAGGAAATAATAGAGCAAGGAACATGTACAAGGCTGAATTCTCACCAGAGACAGAAGGGAATGGGAGTGTGTAGGCGTTTGCTTAGTTCACCTGGAGACAACACTTACTGCACGTGCtttggttaacacacacacacacacacacacacacacacacacacacacacacacacacacacacacacacacacacacacacacacacacacacacacacacacacacacacacacacacacattctctctctctatgacacTTTATAGAGAGAGAGTTATCATACAGCAGGCAGTCCTCAATGCTAATCACCCCCTCCCACCCCCTCCCATACACATTCTATTCCTATCTACTGTATGGTTGCTCAgcacccctccaccccaccatCAGCCTATATAAAGAACATCCTCGTTCATGTACTTTATAATCACGACGCAACTAGTCAACATAGTCAGCCACCATAACAGATCCTTGCTCACCGGGAGACAAATTACAATGAATTGACAATGCAAACTCAGCTATTAAACTACTCTTATTCATTCTAACAATTCCGTTGTCAATTTACAGCGTCCGAATCAGGATGAAGTAGTGAGACAGAACAACTCCGCGATTTCTGCAATCCTCTCAAACTCCGAACAGACACCTGTTTCAGACAGGCACGCGACAATGTATCGGTCCACAAAAGGAGCCTCAAAGGCTCGGAGGGATCAAATCAACGCAGAGATTCAGAACATCAAGGAACTGTTGCCCATTTCTGATTCGGACAAAGCTCGACTCTCCTACCTACACATCATGTCACTTGCCTGTATGTACACCCGCAAGTCTGTATTATTCTCTCAAGGTAGGCTTAACCTATTTGTTATTTCAAATATGGTCACACGAAGTTTGCTTTTTCTCTTGTGGTTTTAATCACCAGGTGCACTGAAGTTTAACGTGCATGGTCGACAACCACTACATCCTATCAAGCACTGTAATGTAGAAATTGATCTACTGATTTATTTGTTGGCTAATAGTTTGATTCGCTATGGATTTTTACATAATGTCCATACACGTCTTGCGCTGTCTAAAGTTCTGAAAATGTTTGGCGCTGTCCATGGTACTAGTCTGTTGTAGCGAGCAAATGCGCGTGACTCCAATCTGTTGGATGCATAACACTAGTCATATTTAGGATGAACATGATCCCTGTTGAAAAAAATGCAAATACTACAATTTATTTCATGCTTTTTGTCTCAGTGACGATATTTACAACTAATGTTAGACCTTTTACTTTCTTTGCTAAACAGACGCTCTTCAAGACGAGACCACGGACTTAATATTGTTTCAGGAGCTGTCAGGGCTGATGCACGAATTGTCAGGTTTCATGATACTCCTAACAAGCGATGGAAAACTTCTGTATCTATCAGACAACGTCGCAGACCACCTCGGACATTGCATGGTGAGTAGCCCGAAGCTGAAAACATGTGGCTGTTGTTGTTACTTTGACAAATCATACACTGAAAGTATTGTGCATAGGCCTATGAACGTCTCATTCAATGTTATGCAACCTGTTTTTCTCATTCAGGTGGACCTGGTTGCCCAGAGTGATAGTGTGTATGATATCATTGATCCTATGGACCACTTTGTCATAAGGAGCAACCTTGCAGGTCTACCGATGACCACTACTGACACAGGTATAGATCTCTCATCACTAATCTAATAATTGTTTTACTGGATCCATTAGAAAGACCTTAGTAACCCAACTGCTGCATCCTATCCTAGACTATGGTGACGTCATCTATCAAAACACAACCAAGACCTTACTTTACGAATTAAATGTCATTTATATAACTGTTCCTCAAATGTATATATATCTTATAATGACAACAGATGACATCAATTTCAAACCTTTCTCCTTTTTCTCCTCCTCCAGACAAGTTATTTCGATGTCGCTTCAATACTACAAAGTTCATCCGGCGACAGGGTGCGGAGAACAAGTTGATGCTAGTCAGAGCTCGCTGCCTCACCCCACCTTGCCCTATCTCTGCATACTGGACCTCCAACCCAGTATGGGTGTGTTTCTGTACCCCTCTGAAGACAAAAACGCCTTACCTTACAATCGCCAAGAGTGCCCCCCTCACCCCACCCCCTGAGCAGTCCTTCCTACTGGCTTGTTTCCACTCTCAACACCACAGGGACATGAGGCTTTGGGATGCCCAGGACAGGTAAGAATGAGCCTGGTTAATTCTGAAGTACAACACTGTTTTGGTAGTGTATAGGCATGAGAACATGGGGTATGTTATCAACTCTATCTTCCCTTTTTcctccagtgtgagtgtgtacctgggctaCGATGTGGAGTTTCTACGCTCTCGCTCCTGGTACAGCCTGGTCCATCCCAGGGATCTCTCCCATGCCTCTACACAGCACTGTCTCCTATGTGAGTACATCCACAATAACACAACTACTCAACCGCAGACACTTAACATACATAACACAACTAACAATACAAACACGTGAGGAAGACAGACCAGTGAGGAGAGCTGAATATGggaatgtgtctgtctctgtagtgagtgaaggagaggggaggcaggtggaCATGGTGGTGCAGGTGGAGGCAGCAGACCACTCATGGGTCTGGCTCTATATGGTCCTCCAGCTGAACATCGACGAAAACCCCATCAGCTGCCACAACTACATCATCAGGTACCACAGCTACGCTGCTATGAAACACCACTGTGTCATTTCTCTCTTACCTTTAACCATGAcctctatacagtatatgtgaGATATAAATAATTAttgtctcttttcctctctctctctttctctctcttagtgAGTCAGAGGCGTGTTCAATACGCCAGCAGAGCTCTTGTGAGGTGCTCATGCAGCCAGTTGGTTATGGTCCTCGGTCCAGTCTGTTGTCTCTGGATGAAGAGAACTTCCCCCAGACACATGGAGGACAACACCAGTGGGAACCAAAGACCAGCCTTCTCTCTGTTGGACCAACCACTTCTGCCTCACTGACTGACACTAAGTCTGATATTCTGACTCAAAGAATTACCTCTCACCTAACCAATATGTcagaacccctcccctcctccctcaccaAGCCCCTCGCCCCTCTTACTATGCCCCACCCTCAACAGATGGGGGAGTGTGCATGCACTCCCCCGTATACCCCTCATCTTGCTAGTGGAAGTTTTCCTTTTGTGGAGAAACTGCAACTCAGTTTTGATTCTTTCAATGCAGCTGTGTCCTGCCCAAtggcccatgaggttattaaccCAGCACATAGTGCACCAGCCTTCTCCCAGGTCCTCTATTCCGAGCATCCTCAGGTCCTCTTCCCGGCAGAGCCCCGTGGAAAGCTGCCCCCCACTACCAATAGTTTTGGGGGAGATGAATGCTCCATCATGGGCCTGCCACAGATTAGTGGTCCCTTGTATGTGGATGTTCCCCACAGGCCCTTCCATGGTCCTCTGAATGAGCTCCTCCTAACTCCAGAGGCTTCCCCCACACATCCTCCCTGCTCCTTCTTCTCCACAGAGAAAGAgcaggagcgagagagggaggacatTTCTCTCTTGGCTAAATATATTAGCTCTTTAGCTGAGGGATTCTATTGTGACCCTCTTCTCCCCAAAATAACCCCACCCACCTTCTCGACTTCACCCAGTCTTCAGGCCACATCCCAGAATCCCTCTCCTCCTTGCGGAGCTGAGTGTCCGCCCTGGAGGGGGCTATACCCGCCCCTTAGCCGAGAGGATATCTCTCTGTATGAGGAGAGTATGGCTCTAGAGAGCCTAATTGAGGAGCTCTCAACTTTCCCTTTGTCCCCCTCTTcatgctcctctcctccctcttcctcctttaAGTCCTCCCCTCCATGCTGGCCACTCACCCCAGTGAGTAGGTATAACCCCAGCCTCTTCAAGGGTGAATCTTCAATTGGTGTAAACCACTTCTGTAGCGTCCAGTCGACGCAGTGTAACTACATGGCAGTGGGTGGAGCTATGATGGCCGTCGGGGCAGGGAttaagagagacatggaggagtcATCTGAGAGTGAGATGGATACGGACGTGTCAGTGGAGCCTCTATTGTCGCTACCATCATCAGCCATCGCTCTCACAGCCTTTCAGGAGTGTGCGTCTGCCTTTGTCCATCCGGCTCCCACCATCGGTTTGCCCCATGCCCAGTCCCTTCTGGAGGAACTGGATACCATGGAATCTGTGTTTGAGGCAGATGCCTCTTTCAACCCGTCTCGGGGAGACAACCTGAGTTGTATCAACTCCCACTCAACCATACATTCACAAAGCTTCCACCAAGGTGCGGGACATTTTTGTCATGCTAATATATTGATAAGAGAACAGGCCATTTTACCACTGGCACATACATTGTTTTCATAGTTTCATCTGATATTTTACAGTATAAGATGCATCACTACTAAGATTTCAGTGTGATAAATATTGGTTGCTGAACTAAATTAACTCTTGTCTGTTGTTTTCTTTCATTTCAGATGGAAACCTGCGTGACCCTCTTCTAAAATAAGTCTGTGACTTACTTTGTTCAGTATGGCATATTGTCATATTTCAAGCTTTTCCTGTAAAAGCTGAATGTGCAACATCTATACAAAATATTCAAAACAGTGAAAATGTATATTCTCCAATACATATTTAAGATACTTACAATTCAATATTGTATAATACTGTTTTCTGATGATTCAGTTGTACATGCATTACTTTGAATACATTTGATTGCTGAGTAACCTCATGATAGAGGTCATTTATAGTGCCATGTTTATATTCACTCATAGTGAGGAAGAAGGCTTCTTTGAGCACAAAATATCAAATGTTAAAAATGTAACAGACCACAGCAATTTTGTTTGGTTTTATTCTATAAAGATAGTGTTTTATACATTGATCTACACATTGGTCAACTTGGTCTTATTTTGTTGAATGGATACATTTTGGTTTGAAAATCATAATGGGTTGACTTTCAGCAGTTATCAATCGATAGACTTCTGTTTTAGTGTCAAAGTAcacattaaagtggcattgtcTACCGCAGAGTAAAGGTTTGATTTCTATGTTTTAGAAATTAAATGATTATATTATACACAATAGTGTCTGTATAGAATAATGTGGAAATATATGTGCTGTTCACATACTGTGTTTTGACTGATCCATTGACTATATATGACTCTTAAAGTGGAGTGAAACGTGTGTATTACCAGTGTACCAATAACACACTGTATGCTGTACATTCATATATTATATAACTCGGATTTCTgtattagatttttaaaaattacATCCAGTACATTAGCTACTGTACTGAATGAGTAATGGAGATTGTTCATGTATTTTTCTCTTGTTGTCAATGTATTTTTCTCATGTTGTCGATGT
The Salvelinus fontinalis isolate EN_2023a chromosome 10, ASM2944872v1, whole genome shotgun sequence DNA segment above includes these coding regions:
- the LOC129863234 gene encoding neuronal PAS domain-containing protein 4A-like gives rise to the protein MYRSTKGASKARRDQINAEIQNIKELLPISDSDKARLSYLHIMSLACMYTRKSVLFSQDALQDETTDLILFQELSGLMHELSGFMILLTSDGKLLYLSDNVADHLGHCMVDLVAQSDSVYDIIDPMDHFVIRSNLAGLPMTTTDTDKLFRCRFNTTKFIRRQGAENKLMLVRARCLTPPCPISAYWTSNPVWVCFCTPLKTKTPYLTIAKSAPLTPPPEQSFLLACFHSQHHRDMRLWDAQDSVSVYLGYDVEFLRSRSWYSLVHPRDLSHASTQHCLLLSEGEGRQVDMVVQVEAADHSWVWLYMVLQLNIDENPISCHNYIISESEACSIRQQSSCEVLMQPVGYGPRSSLLSLDEENFPQTHGGQHQWEPKTSLLSVGPTTSASLTDTKSDILTQRITSHLTNMSEPLPSSLTKPLAPLTMPHPQQMGECACTPPYTPHLASGSFPFVEKLQLSFDSFNAAVSCPMAHEVINPAHSAPAFSQVLYSEHPQVLFPAEPRGKLPPTTNSFGGDECSIMGLPQISGPLYVDVPHRPFHGPLNELLLTPEASPTHPPCSFFSTEKEQEREREDISLLAKYISSLAEGFYCDPLLPKITPPTFSTSPSLQATSQNPSPPCGAECPPWRGLYPPLSREDISLYEESMALESLIEELSTFPLSPSSCSSPPSSSFKSSPPCWPLTPVSRYNPSLFKGESSIGVNHFCSVQSTQCNYMAVGGAMMAVGAGIKRDMEESSESEMDTDVSVEPLLSLPSSAIALTAFQECASAFVHPAPTIGLPHAQSLLEELDTMESVFEADASFNPSRGDNLSCINSHSTIHSQSFHQDGNLRDPLLK